The genomic DNA CATCAGATAAATATCCAGATCGTTCAGACCTCGATCGCGAAACGTTTCTCCCAGATCAAACTCCTCGTTTTGGTTGGCATCCCTTAACGTAACCAGTCGATTCCAGGTTAAGGTTGCAGAAATGAAGCTGCCCCCCTGCAAAGGCTTTTCAAATATATAGTCTCGAAAAGCAGGCACGTCTGTGGCGCTCACACGACTCACCTGACCGTAATCCCACCCAATTGCCGGAACAGAGGCATCTGCGCTCCACTGACCAGGACTGAACTGCTTGTAAGCTCGAAATGCGTTGAGGTGTCCTGTGCCCATTTCAGCATCCAGTGGAATTTTGGGATCACGGTAAGCATCCGAATCAAGCCAGTTGCGGTTCATCAGGTCGAGAAATGTGCGAGTCATACCGAGATATTGCCCGTTTCCGCTGTCCTGAACTTTGTCTGCGGAGTTCATCAATACGGCTCGGCTCACTTCCTGCTGACGCGCATTCAGATTCCAATGGGCTTTCTGTTGCGAATCATTATTCCGAATTGCCTGCCGAATGAATCGATCGCCAAGCTCCTGCAGCAGCGCAATCGTTGCCGTAACGTGGGGAGAAGCAAAACTTGTGCCTGTCGCAGCCTCCGCAACTGTGCCATCTGGGGCGATCGTTTCAAGATCATCACCTGGAGCCACTAAAACAACCGATCGTCTGCCACCAACATTTGTTTCTGTCGCAGGATCGCGTCCGATCACCATACGTGGGGTACTGCCAAGACTGAGAAAATCGACTTTTGTAAAAACACCATTGACGGTCATGGAATTAGCGATCGTCATACCGTTAAAGCTATCGGTTGGGATAGGATAGCCACCTCTACCCTGATTACCCGAAATCACGTAAACAACGTTGTGCACTCGCGCTGACCAATCAACACACTGTGTTAACAGCGCATTACCGTCGAGAACAGCCTTCGGACGCGGATCAACTAAAAGCGATTCTCCAAAACTAAAGTTAATCGCTCGAACATCTCCGCCGTTTTGACTCGCTACAGTTTGAGCAGAAAGGCACTCCTCCGGTTGTCCGCTTCGCTGCTCATGTCCCACGGCTGAAGAGTAAAGCGTCGCATTTGGCGCAACACCCGGCAGTGATTTGTCGCGGCTAATCATGATACTGGCAACGCTGGCAGCATGTTTATCAACGTAGTCATTGGCTTCAGCGTGCTTATCCTGATAAAACTGCCTTCCCGTCCGAATCACACGATTATTTGCAGCAGCTTTATCTAGCCCAAACTGCGCCGGACGCCCGACCTCGACTTGCCCGATCGCAATTTTTCGTCCGGTTAAATCATAAGGTGGTTCGTGAAGTCGCTGTGCGTCAATTCCGGCTGCACTAATTGAGTTAATGAATCGGGGATTAATCCGTGCCATCACAGGCAAACTAACGAATACCAGTGCAATTCCGCCAATCCATCCTGTTAAGTGCCTGAGTTGCTGATGCTGCATCGCCTTTTTCATTTATCTTGAATTTAATGGAATGAATTTGTGATGAATTTCCAGCCTGTGAATCAAACAAATTAAATAAACCTGAAAGGACAGGGAACAGGCTTTGTTAAACTGAGTACAAAACAGGACGCAGGAGAGATCCAGGTAGAGCTTATGACCGAAAACACATCCCGCAAACCGATCGTTATTGCACCTTCTATTCTATCGGCAGATTTTAGTCGGCTGGGCGAAGAAATCCAGGCGATCGATCACGCTGGCGCAGATTGGATTCACGTTGATGTCATGGATGGTCGCTTCGTTCCCAATATTACAATCGGTCCCCTAATTGTTGATGCGATTCGCCCTTACACTCAAAAAACGATCGATGTTCACCTGATGATCGTTGAGCCAGAGAAGTATGTGGCTGACTTTGCGAAAGCAGGTGCAGATATTATTTCTGTCCATGCAGAACACAATGCTTCGCCTCACTTGCACCGGACGCTCTGCCAGATCAAAGAATGCGGCAAGCAAGCGGGTGTGGTTCTGAATCCTTCAACGCCGCTCGATTTCATTGAGTATGTGCTGGAGGTCTGTGATCTGGTGCTGATCATGAGTGTTAACCCTGGTTTTGGTGGTCAAAGCTTCATCCCGGCTGTGTTACCTAAGATTCGCCAACTGCGTCAGATGTGTGACGAGCGAGGACTCAACCCTTGGATCGAAGTGGATGGTGGCTTGAAGATTAACAATACCTGGCAAGTTTTGGAAGCAGGAGCCAATGCAATTGTTGCAGGTTCTGCTGTCTTCGGCGCGAAAGATTACGCTCAAGCGATCGAAGGAATTCGGAATAGTAAGCGTCCTGAACCAGAGTTAGCGACTGTATAACATTTACATCTAAAACTCTTGTGAGGTGGGCATCTTGTCCACCTTTTTTAGTCAGAAGTTTTTAGCCAAAAGTAAGTTCTAAAGGCTAATTTCCCATCCTTTAGCAGTTTGCTGAAGTTTAAATTTTTTGCACTCCTTCAAAAAAACAACGTATTTCTTGTTGATGTTTAATTGCTCAAGCACCTGCTTTACTTTCAAGCCATAAGCTTTTTCAAATTGACATTGCAAAGTTGTGACGTGAGCCGTTTTTGTAGAGGTTTTATTTGTTAATTCCTTTAGTGCTTTAGTCAGTGCTTGTTCTAATTCAGCCTTTGTTAGAATTTTGAAGTTATCTAGCGTTTTCTGGGCTTGAGGTTTAGATGAAGCGGGAGCGATCGAAGCGGTTGGATTAGAAACTGGCTCAAACAAAGAGATATAGATCGCGTCCTGCTCCGAAATTTGATGGGTTACAAATACCATTGGGCGATCGAGAAAGATGTCTCTTGCTCTTTTCCCAGGAGCGTGAGTATTGACTAAATCATTAAGGCTAAAATGATGCTCTTCTTTGAGCTTTTTAGAAATACTGGATAGCCGAATCCATTGTTTCTGTTCTGATAATTGCTCTTGCTGAATAATCTTCTTCAGGAGCGGAATAGATTCCTCAACGGATGGAATTTGAGCAGCGAGTTTAGCAAAAAATTCTTTAGTTTGCTCGGTTTCTAAGTTTTTGATTTTGACTCGATCGCCCTGCTTCTGCACAGCATAAACTATTAATCCATGTACCTTAAGCGTGTTGCACAGATGAGTTAAATCTCCGTCCGATGAACAAACGATCACTTCTTTTGCTGTTGGATAATGGAGAAACAGGGAAGAGCCAATGGCAGTCATTTTCATGTCGGCGCTGTTTTTACCAGGCGGAACGTGAATCATTTGATAACCGCGACTGTGTAGCTCTACATCTCTCTTAGCAGTACCACTATGACGCCAGTTAGCAAAAGCAATTTTAATCTGGATCGGATAAGCGCAAACTTTTTGGAGAAACTGTTCTTCTTCAGGCTGTAGCCATAAATTCTCAGCATCTAATAAAAGAATTGTATTGCGCTGAGTACTGGTACTAGATGGCTGAGTAGAAGAATTTATCTGATTAGCAAATTGCTTGGTTGGGCTGATACTGTGAATGAGCTGATGGCAACGATCGCCCAGGCCAGAAATGAGTGGAGAGCTGGAAAAGTCAGGCGTAAAGATTTTGTTTAGGAGAAACTGAGTTTTTGCTTGTAAATCAACTGAATCAACAGCCTTACTGAGTTCTCTGCTGAAGCCCTCAATAAATTGAGCTTTGGTTTCTGCTTTTTCCCAATCGATCGTTCGATATTTTTCCGCTAAGAATTGCGATCGTTGCTTTTGCACAGTCACCACCCACTCATAGAACAGTAAGCCAATTTGCTGGTGTACCGTTTGCTGGTGTACCGTCCTATGTCCCATATCCATGCAGCTTAAGTCCACATCTCAGCCAAAAACAATTAATCTCTGTCTAGAATTCACTGTATTTTATGAAAAATAACAGGGGTAGAGGCACTGTCTCTCTTTCTCTGGCTTACTGGCTTTTCCGCCATACAGGTTCCCTGCTCCCGCATAATGTAAAGAGATGCTTTACATGAGTTCACGATGGCGAGAGATCTGCGCGAATTTCTGAAACTACTGGAAGAGCGGGGACAACTCCGCCGCATTAAGGCCTTGGTTGATCCCAATCTAGAAATTGCCGAAATCAGTAACCGAATGTTGCAGGCCGGGGGACCAGCGCTGTTGTTTGAGAATGTGAAAGGGGCAGATTATCCAGTTGCCGTGAACGTCATGGGTACTGTGGAGCGGGTCTGTTGGGCAATGAATATGGAACGCCCAGAGGAACTGGAAGACCTGGGCAAGAAACTGGCGATTCTATATCAGCCGCGTCCACCAAAGAAAATTTCTCAGGCGATCGAACTGGGTCAGGTGCTTTTTGATGTGGTGAAGGCAAAGCCTGGTCGAGATTTCTTTCCCCCCTGTCAGCAAATCGTTTTGCAGGGTGATGAAGTAGATCTAACAAAGCTGCCGCTGTTGCGCGTCTATGCTGGCGATGCCAATAAGGTGATCACATTGGGCTTAATGATCACCAAAGACCCAGAAACTAAAATTGTGAATGTAGGCGTGTATCGCTTGCAGTTGCAGTCAAAAAATACGATGACGGTGCAGTGGCTCTCAATTCGTGGTGCAACCCGCCATTTACGAAAAGCCGCAGAACGTGGGCAAAAGCTGGAGGTGGCAATTGCTCTGGGTGTTGATCCGTTGCTGATTATGGCAGCCGCAACCCCTTTACCGATCGATCTGTCTGAGTGGCTGTTCGCCGGACTCTATGCAGGTCAGGGCGTAAAATTGGCAAAGTGCAAAACAGTCGATCTGGAAGTTCCAGCAGATTCAGAAATTGTGCTGGAAGGGACAATTACCCCAGGTGATGTAGAGGTGGATGGTCCGGCAGGCGATCACATGGGCTTTTATGGCGGCGTCAACGAAAAGGCTCCTTTGCTGCGGTTTCAGTGTATGACGCATCGCAAAGATCCAATTTATATGACGACGTTTAGCGGTCGTCCGCCGAAAGAAGATGCGATGATGGCGCTCGCTTTGAACCGAATCTATACACCTATCCTGCGGCAGCAAGTCCCAGAAATTGTTGATTTCTTTCTGCCAATGGAAACCCTGAGCTACAAAGCGGCAGTTCTATCGATCGACAAAGCCTATCCTGGTCACGCAAGACGGGCAGCGCTGGCTTTCTGGAGTGCTTTACCGCAGTTCAACTACACCAAATTTGTGATTGTAGTAGACAAAGACATTAATATCCGCGATCCGCGTCAGGTCGTCTGGGCGATTGCCTCTAAGGTTGATCCGGGTCGAGATGTGTTCATTCTGCCGAATACGCCGTTTGATTCGCTTGACTTTGCCACTGAAAAAGCAGGTTTAGGCGGGCGCATGGGCATCGATGCCACAACCAAGATCTACCCTGAAAGCGATCGTGCCTGGAGCGAACCACTTGAATCTGATCCGGACACAGCAACGATGGTCGATCGACGCTGGGCAGAATATGGTTTGGCAGACCTCAATTTGGGTGAAGTCAACCCAAATCTGTTTGGCTATGACATGCACTAGGGGCAATTGAGAAATGGGCAGCAGGTACATCTGGTTTAACAACGCCCAAAAATTCAGTGGCGAATCAATTGATGAAACCAGTGATTAAACCAGCGATTTGCTTGTTTCTCCAGATAATAAAACGGGCTGATTAACCCACCCCAAAAAAACGCCGTTTCGCAGGCTAATCCCAAGTTAGAAAAGGCTCGATCGCGGTATTTCACTAAATGCCAGATCAGCCGCTTTAAGCTACCCAAAAAATTCCTGATTAAGACGATCGGTCTCTGCCAGGGTTTTGTAATAATCATCCGAATTTCACAAGTACAAAGCCCATAAATTCGAGCAATCTTAGTTAAATAAGACTTCTCCATTCTCCAAGCAGGAATGAGATGCTCAATTTTCATTTCTGGGTTGTGCCAAATCTCCCATCCATGCTTGTGCAAATGCAGGGAAATTTCGTAGTCATGCCCACCTCGATGCGCCCGAGTAAAGCGATCGGGTAGGCTCTCTATCCAAGCTTGTTTCCGCACAACTAAACCTGCACCGGGAGGCAATCTTAAATGTTCTGGCTCGTAAAGCTTAGGCTGACGAGAAAACTCTCGAATCACTAAAAAAAGCTTTGCTCTCTCAAATTCTGGAGGAGGCTCAACTTCATATTTGCCGCGAATTTGCCCCCCGAATGCTCCGGCTTTGGGATGTGCTAAACCAAATTGATAGGCAGCAGCAACCCAACTCGAATCAGGCAAATTGTCATCATCTAGAAAACCAACAAACTGTCCGTTTGCTTCTTTGATGGCTCTCTGTCGGGCATAGGCAGAGCCTTGAGTCGATTCATTGCAGTAGCGTAACGGCGTTTGCGGTAGCCAATTTTGCTGAAATGCTTCTACAATTTTTGCAGTTTCATCAGTGCTGTTGTTATCAACAACAATAACTTCCCAGCTTAGAAAATCAATTTGAGTTTGCGATCGCAATTTCTCTAATACGAACTGCAAAGTTTTTGCGCCATTGTAAGTTGGAATTGCAACGGTAAATTGAATATCCATAATCAACCGTAGATGAATGCTGACAGGTTCACTTTCAATAGAATAAGCGCCAATGAATTACTGCTTTTGCAAATACCCTTTCTTCCAAAGATAAAAAGGACTGACTAAGCTATTCCAGATCAGTTCTCGCTCGCAGGCAGCAGCTAGATTTGATTGAACTCGCCAGCCATATTTGAGAAGGTGTATAAGAATTTTTCGTAAATCATTTACGAGATATACAACAAACGCTAAGCTTCGCTGTGAAGGTTGGATGCCTGCCATCCGAGTGACAAAACGGCTCAAGCCAATCCCGCGAAAGAATGGAATGAGATAAGCTGCTTCCAATCTCCAAGCAGGAATGATGTGAGTAATTTTCATCTCCGGGTTGTACCAAATTTCCCAACCCGATCGCTGAATATGTGCCAGCACTTCCAGATCTTCTCCGGTCAACATATTGCCTTCTACCCTGCCCCCCAACGTGGTTACGGCAGGCACACTCAACATCCAGGCTTGTTTTCGTACCACTAGCCCCGCTGAGGGAGGCAGAGTTTTTTGCTGAGGCTCATAGCGCAACGGTTGAGAGCCGCGATCGGTCAGTGCCAAAAATGGCAACAGAGGTTTTAATTCGGGAGAGGGCGCAACCTCAAACTCACCCTGAATTTGGCTGCCATAAGCTCCGGCTCGGCTATGAGCTTGGGCAAACCGATAAGCCGCCGTAACCCAATTGCTATCTGGCAGGTTGTCGTCATCCAGGAAGCCAATTAACTCACTCGCTGCTTCAGAAAGAGCACGTTTTCGGGCATAAGCCGCTCCCTGTTGAAGTTCGAGGCAGTAGCGCAAAGGACAGGGAAAATTGGACTGAAAGGCTGTAACGATTTGAGAAGTTCGATCGTGGCTGTTGTTGTCAACCACAATCACTTCCCAAGAAAAATCAGTTGGGATAATTTGCGATCGAAGTCGCTCCAAAACCGCCGGTAAACGCTGTTCCCCGTTATAGGTGGGAATTGCTACGGTAAAATCAACCACGCCTTGCCCCTGATAGACTGTGCGACTGAGCTTAGAGTGCCCGATTTGCCTGTTCTGTTCCCATAGAAGACAGCAAAAGTAGAAGACAGCAAAAGTTCTGGGGCGATCGGGGCAGTTGGCAACAGAATCTTGCCTTGATGTTTGACTTAACGATCGCTGAGGAAACAACCTGATACTTAACAAACTGTTACCGTTTCTCAGCTCTCTAAGCTTGCGATATTGTCATAGCTGTGCTCTGTCAAGCCTCTATTTCCTGATTTATGCGGCTGGATGAGGAAAACTATTACAAAATGTTGCGATGTGCCTAAGAAGGTGAGCTCAATGCCGGAAAATAAATCGGGAAGATGACTGAGACACAACCATTGAGTCCAACTTATATTTCCGAGAAAGTCAGTAGGTTAGTTTGAGATAAATTAACCTGTGCAAAAAGTTCTGAGTAATATTTAGAGCTTGATGCAGGTACATTCTTCAGAAACGGTTGTACTTCGGCTTGTACTTCAGACATTTTTATAGATGCACGCCAGTTTAAACATCTCTGGTTACATTTTGCTTTTCGGAGGAATCCATCGATGAGTATTGTCACGAAGTCAATCGTGAATGCCGACGCTGAGGCTCGTTACCTTAGCCCTGGTGAACTGGATCAGATCCGTGGTTTCGTTACATCTGGTGAGCGCCGTCTGCGGATTGCTCAAGTGCTGACCGACTCCCGCGAGCGTATTGTGAAGCAAGCAGGCGATCAACTGTTCCAGAAGCGTCCTGACGTTGTTTCCCCCGGTGGCAACGCTTATGGCGAAGAAATGACTGCTACTTGCCTGCGTGATCTCGACTACTACCTGCGCCTTGTGACCTACGGTGTGGTATCTGGCGACATTACCCCTATCGAAGAAATCGGTATCGTTGGCGTTCGTGAGATGTACAAGTCTCTGGGCACCCCCATCGATGCAGTTGTCGAAGGTGTACGTGGCTTGAAGAGCGCGGCTCAGTCTCTGCTGTCTGGCGAAGACGCTGCTGAAGCAGGCTCTTACTTCGATTATGTTATCGGTGCAATGAGCTAATTGAGATCTGAGTCCATCAGTCTCTTAGTCATCCTGCAATTCTTTAGACTCCTAGAGATCACGTTTTAAGGAAGCGAAATCATGCAAGACGCAATTACCTCTGTAATTAACTCTGCTGACGTTCAGGGTAAATACCTGGACACGGCTGCTCTCGAAAAGCTCAAGAGTTATTTTTCGACTGGTGAACTGCGCGTTCGTGCAGCAACCACCATCAGTGCAAATGCTGCTGCGATCGTTAAAGAAGCAGTTGCAAAGTCCTTGCTGTACTCTGATATCACCCGTCCCGGTGGTAACATGTACACCACCCGTCGCTATGCTGCCTGCATCCGCGACCTCGACTACTACCTCCGCTATGCGACCTACGCAATGCTGGCTGGCGACCCCTCCATCCTTGATGAGCGGGTTCTGAACGGTCTGAAGGAAACCTACAACTCTCTGGGTGTACCCATCTCTGCTACCGTACAAGCAATCCAGGCAATGAAAGAAGTTACCGCTAGCCTGGTTGGTGCTGATGCTGGTAAGGAAATGGGCGTTTACTTCGACTACATTAGCTCTGGTTTGAGCTAGTTCTGAGTCCTGAGCATGGGGTTATTGGTTCTGCTTGCAGAATCCTAAAACTCATCTCTGAGAACTCATAACTCGAATTTCCTAGAGGTCTGGGAAGTCTGGAGTGAGTGTTAGATAGTCAAGGGCGGCTTTAAGGGCAAGCTGTGACAGTCTAAGATTGATTCTGGACTCCCAGACTTTGAGTAAGTATCGGGTTACGTAACTTTAGAAAAATGTTTTCGCCTACGCAGGAGAGGTTGACAATTATGCGGATGTTTAAAATTACTGCCTGTGTTCCCAGTCAAACCCGGATTCGTACTCAACGGGAACTGCAAAACACCTATTTCACCAAGCTTGTTCCTTATGACAACTGGTTCAAAGAACAACAGCGCATCATGAAAATGGGTGGCAAAATCCTCAAGGTGGAATTGGCAACGGGTAAGCAAGGCGCAAACGCAGGTTTGTCGTAACTGCCTTAAAAAAATTTGAGCTTCGTTTGAAGACGTTGCATGTATTGAGAGGGGTCAGAGTTGACCTCTTTCTTTTTGCTAAACGAACTTTCTAGCACATAAACAACCTATAAGGTCAGGTTTTGCGGCGATCGCTTCGATAATTTCGTTTCCACAAAATCCGACCCAACATTCAGATATCTTTTCTCCTAAAAATCTACTTTGCTTGAGTCAATTTGCGCTAATCTGATACGCACTTCAACTTGTTGGCGCTGACACTTGAGTAAGATAGGCTGTGATCGTTGTGAAGCTTCGACATCTCATTCCATTTTTTGATACCTCTACCCAAGATTGGGGACAGGAAGCCCGACTGCTCCGCTGGCTCACGTTCCTCTGGATGTTTGTCGGCTTAGTGGTCATGTTTTCCGCTTCCTATGCGGTTGCAGATGCGACAATAGGTGACGGTTTGTATTACACCAAAGTGCAAATCCTATGGATCTGCCTTGGCATGATTGGTTTTAATTTCATTGTGCATTCGCCATTACGATCGATGCTGCGAATCGCTGATTGGGGAATGCTGATGCTGCTAGGGCTAATCTTGATTACACTCTTGCCAGGGTTAGGAACAACCGTCAATGGGGCAACGCGATGGCTCGTGATTGGTCCCGTTGGAATTCAGCCCTCCGAACTCATCAAGCCTTTCTTGGTGTTGCAAAGTGCCCGAATTTTTGGACAGTGGGAGCGGCTGAGTTGGGCAGTACGACTGAGTTGGGTGGGCATTTTTGTCGTCACGATCGCCGCAATTTTGCTTCAGCCCAACCTTAGTACGGCGGCGCTGTGTGGCATGATGCTCTGGCTAATTGCGCTGGCTGGTAGCTTGCCTTATCTTTATTTGGGCAGCGCAGCAGGGCTAGGATTGGTTGCAGCGGTGGTGAGTGTTAGCCTCAAGTCCTATCAGCGGCGACGTTTAATCTCATTTCTCAATCCTTGGGCAGATCCGCGTGAAGATGGCTATCAGTTGATTCAGAGCCTTCTGGCGATCGGATCAGGGGGCATTTTTGGAACTGGATTTGGGCTCTCACAACAGAAATTGTTTTATCTGCCGATCCAATACACTGACTTTATTTTTGCCGTCTTTGCCGAAGAGTTTGGCTTGCTAGGCTGCTTGCTGTTGTTTGTGATGCTAACCGCTTATGCAACGCTAGCTCTACGAGTTGCCCTGAAAGCAAAAAATCGGGTTCACCAGTTAATTGCCGTGGGCGTGATGATTCTCATGGTCGGTCAATCGTTGTTGAACATTGGCGTTGCTACAGGTGCACTACCAACAACAGGATTGCCGCTTCCCTTGTTTAGCTACGGTGGTAGTTCTATGATTGCGAGTCTGTTGGCCGCCGGACTAATGATTCGAGTAGCGCGAGAAAGCAGTGAAGCCGCTGTTGTCTCCCTCGATCGACGGCAGCCTGCTCCTGAATCTTAAAGTCACGCTGATTTGCTCGTTCTAGGACGGCGGGGACGATCGCATCAGCGAATTGTTTTTAGGAAGTGTGAGTAACTACGTGCTGCACCATGCTCCCTGTCAGGTACTAGTTGTTCAAGGTAAGAAGCCGTAGTTTAATTTCCTGATTATTGAAGCGTTAAAAGGCGGGATTCCGACAGGCGATCGAGCCAGCCTTCCAGATAAGCGCGATTAGCTTGTTGTTCTTCTGGATTGGTTGTGTCTTTGGGGTAGGGCATTAGTCCCAGGATTGCAGCTGTTGTAACGCAAAACATAGACTTCTGGAAACTAAGGCAGATTTTGACACGCATATCATCTTCGCCGCGCAACCCATACAGATAGACCTGCCGCAAATAGTCTGGAATGTAGTGACTCATATCCTGCATCAGCAGTGTTGGCGGAATCCCTGGTCCCCCGATCGGTAATGGGTCTGCAAAGAGTGCACCATAGTTAAAGTCTGCTTGCTCAGACGAGATTTGTCGGGCTTGAGCGTTGTAAGAAACGGTGCCGAAGAAGGGGAAGGAACGGAAAAAGACGGCTTCAATGTAGGGAACTGCCGTATCCTTGAGAAACGTTAATCCAACCGACTGAGGAATAATTTCATACCGGTCGCCATGGATTTCTACAGCATAGGTAATCGGTTTTGAGGCAGCAGCCACTAACTCATCCAAAATGTGCTGGACAACATCGGGAATCGTTTCAATTTCCCCTGCATCATAGCGATCGGAGAGCGTCAGAAACATGCGGCTCATCACATTCCAGAACTGCCCTAAAGCACTATAGTAAGCCAGCATCCTTACCTGCTCTGGGAGAAACCCAGGACAGAGACGATTGAGACCCTGCATCATTGGATTACCGCGCAGTTTTACCTGAAGTATTGCCGTGACGCGCTGTAAAAACTCCTCACTATCCAAATAATTATCCAGCCCTTCTGCGCCATGCCAGAACATTGCCTTCATGCAGTATTCGGCGAACTCGTAGTTGATCCGATCGTGCCACCAATGCTTCAGCAACTTCTGCAGCGTCACTTCTCCATTGAAGTACTTAAAGAAGGGGAAAAGCACTAAAAACTGGTGTTCTGCAATGTAAGTCAGATTGCGCTGATAAGCATCAAGAACAATGCCGTAGCTCTTGAGAATGCCTACCACTTCCATCACGTTTTCAGGAGAATCAGGCAAGAGTGCCCCACCCGATTCAAGCCGCTGAATCAAGTCAGCAAGAGGATGTGTGCTAGAGGAGGAAACCAGAGTAACCATCGCTTTACTACCAAGATACAGGGAGGAACATGAAGCGGGATAAAGGGACTATCAAGCAATTAGCTAGCCGCTGGCATCTCGCCAGAGACAGAGGGCACTACGATCGCCGTTGGGGTATCAACCTCTTGTCCAGGATCCACTGTTGAGACAGGCGCGACTGGAATTGCCCAAATCATCGTCGTGCGATTCGGGCTATCAATGCCTAATGAGCTTGTCACTTGATGACTCCAGTAAACAATCCAGTTAGGTTGAAGTCCGAGGAATACAATCAAAATAGCCACGATTGTTGCAGGAATGCGGTCTTGCCAACGGACTCTGGGTAGATTCGCTAATGTATCAGGCAAGCGACCAAAAAAGACTTTGTTGATCAAAATCAGGAAATAGACTGCTGTTAATCCAGTACCAACCATACAAAGCAGGGTCTGCACTGGAA from Trichocoleus sp. includes the following:
- a CDS encoding S8 family serine peptidase gives rise to the protein MKKAMQHQQLRHLTGWIGGIALVFVSLPVMARINPRFINSISAAGIDAQRLHEPPYDLTGRKIAIGQVEVGRPAQFGLDKAAANNRVIRTGRQFYQDKHAEANDYVDKHAASVASIMISRDKSLPGVAPNATLYSSAVGHEQRSGQPEECLSAQTVASQNGGDVRAINFSFGESLLVDPRPKAVLDGNALLTQCVDWSARVHNVVYVISGNQGRGGYPIPTDSFNGMTIANSMTVNGVFTKVDFLSLGSTPRMVIGRDPATETNVGGRRSVVLVAPGDDLETIAPDGTVAEAATGTSFASPHVTATIALLQELGDRFIRQAIRNNDSQQKAHWNLNARQQEVSRAVLMNSADKVQDSGNGQYLGMTRTFLDLMNRNWLDSDAYRDPKIPLDAEMGTGHLNAFRAYKQFSPGQWSADASVPAIGWDYGQVSRVSATDVPAFRDYIFEKPLQGGSFISATLTWNRLVTLRDANQNEEFDLGETFRDRGLNDLDIYLMRAEDEDISKSIWSSVSDVDSIEHIFHQIPSTGRYKIRVVYRTQKNEPTQAYGLAWWAMPAE
- the rpe gene encoding ribulose-phosphate 3-epimerase — translated: MTENTSRKPIVIAPSILSADFSRLGEEIQAIDHAGADWIHVDVMDGRFVPNITIGPLIVDAIRPYTQKTIDVHLMIVEPEKYVADFAKAGADIISVHAEHNASPHLHRTLCQIKECGKQAGVVLNPSTPLDFIEYVLEVCDLVLIMSVNPGFGGQSFIPAVLPKIRQLRQMCDERGLNPWIEVDGGLKINNTWQVLEAGANAIVAGSAVFGAKDYAQAIEGIRNSKRPEPELATV
- a CDS encoding NYN domain-containing protein, whose protein sequence is MDMGHRTVHQQTVHQQIGLLFYEWVVTVQKQRSQFLAEKYRTIDWEKAETKAQFIEGFSRELSKAVDSVDLQAKTQFLLNKIFTPDFSSSPLISGLGDRCHQLIHSISPTKQFANQINSSTQPSSTSTQRNTILLLDAENLWLQPEEEQFLQKVCAYPIQIKIAFANWRHSGTAKRDVELHSRGYQMIHVPPGKNSADMKMTAIGSSLFLHYPTAKEVIVCSSDGDLTHLCNTLKVHGLIVYAVQKQGDRVKIKNLETEQTKEFFAKLAAQIPSVEESIPLLKKIIQQEQLSEQKQWIRLSSISKKLKEEHHFSLNDLVNTHAPGKRARDIFLDRPMVFVTHQISEQDAIYISLFEPVSNPTASIAPASSKPQAQKTLDNFKILTKAELEQALTKALKELTNKTSTKTAHVTTLQCQFEKAYGLKVKQVLEQLNINKKYVVFLKECKKFKLQQTAKGWEISL
- a CDS encoding UbiD family decarboxylase gives rise to the protein MARDLREFLKLLEERGQLRRIKALVDPNLEIAEISNRMLQAGGPALLFENVKGADYPVAVNVMGTVERVCWAMNMERPEELEDLGKKLAILYQPRPPKKISQAIELGQVLFDVVKAKPGRDFFPPCQQIVLQGDEVDLTKLPLLRVYAGDANKVITLGLMITKDPETKIVNVGVYRLQLQSKNTMTVQWLSIRGATRHLRKAAERGQKLEVAIALGVDPLLIMAAATPLPIDLSEWLFAGLYAGQGVKLAKCKTVDLEVPADSEIVLEGTITPGDVEVDGPAGDHMGFYGGVNEKAPLLRFQCMTHRKDPIYMTTFSGRPPKEDAMMALALNRIYTPILRQQVPEIVDFFLPMETLSYKAAVLSIDKAYPGHARRAALAFWSALPQFNYTKFVIVVDKDINIRDPRQVVWAIASKVDPGRDVFILPNTPFDSLDFATEKAGLGGRMGIDATTKIYPESDRAWSEPLESDPDTATMVDRRWAEYGLADLNLGEVNPNLFGYDMH
- the hpsE gene encoding hormogonium polysaccharide biosynthesis glycosyltransferase HpsE — its product is MDIQFTVAIPTYNGAKTLQFVLEKLRSQTQIDFLSWEVIVVDNNSTDETAKIVEAFQQNWLPQTPLRYCNESTQGSAYARQRAIKEANGQFVGFLDDDNLPDSSWVAAAYQFGLAHPKAGAFGGQIRGKYEVEPPPEFERAKLFLVIREFSRQPKLYEPEHLRLPPGAGLVVRKQAWIESLPDRFTRAHRGGHDYEISLHLHKHGWEIWHNPEMKIEHLIPAWRMEKSYLTKIARIYGLCTCEIRMIITKPWQRPIVLIRNFLGSLKRLIWHLVKYRDRAFSNLGLACETAFFWGGLISPFYYLEKQANRWFNHWFHQLIRH
- the hpsE gene encoding hormogonium polysaccharide biosynthesis glycosyltransferase HpsE; the encoded protein is MVDFTVAIPTYNGEQRLPAVLERLRSQIIPTDFSWEVIVVDNNSHDRTSQIVTAFQSNFPCPLRYCLELQQGAAYARKRALSEAASELIGFLDDDNLPDSNWVTAAYRFAQAHSRAGAYGSQIQGEFEVAPSPELKPLLPFLALTDRGSQPLRYEPQQKTLPPSAGLVVRKQAWMLSVPAVTTLGGRVEGNMLTGEDLEVLAHIQRSGWEIWYNPEMKITHIIPAWRLEAAYLIPFFRGIGLSRFVTRMAGIQPSQRSLAFVVYLVNDLRKILIHLLKYGWRVQSNLAAACERELIWNSLVSPFYLWKKGYLQKQ
- the apcA gene encoding allophycocyanin subunit alpha is translated as MSIVTKSIVNADAEARYLSPGELDQIRGFVTSGERRLRIAQVLTDSRERIVKQAGDQLFQKRPDVVSPGGNAYGEEMTATCLRDLDYYLRLVTYGVVSGDITPIEEIGIVGVREMYKSLGTPIDAVVEGVRGLKSAAQSLLSGEDAAEAGSYFDYVIGAMS
- the apcB gene encoding allophycocyanin subunit beta — its product is MQDAITSVINSADVQGKYLDTAALEKLKSYFSTGELRVRAATTISANAAAIVKEAVAKSLLYSDITRPGGNMYTTRRYAACIRDLDYYLRYATYAMLAGDPSILDERVLNGLKETYNSLGVPISATVQAIQAMKEVTASLVGADAGKEMGVYFDYISSGLS